In the genome of Methanobrevibacter sp. TMH8, one region contains:
- the ilvN gene encoding acetolactate synthase small subunit: protein MTSYKNKKQDKDNELKSHVISTLVENKPGVLQKVSSLFTRRGFNIESITVGESETKGLAAMVIISKGDEKVLEQITKQLNKLIDVVKVVDLDPNHSVKRELALIKVKADNEQKRSEIIQHANIFRGKIIDIGPSTLTIEITGDPNKINALISLLQNFGIKKIVRTGPTAIARENPF, encoded by the coding sequence ATGACTTCCTACAAAAATAAGAAACAAGATAAAGATAATGAACTTAAAAGCCATGTAATCAGTACATTAGTGGAAAATAAACCTGGGGTACTTCAAAAAGTATCAAGTCTTTTTACAAGAAGAGGATTCAATATTGAAAGTATCACCGTTGGAGAATCTGAAACTAAAGGATTAGCTGCAATGGTCATAATTTCTAAAGGTGATGAAAAGGTTCTGGAACAAATAACAAAACAACTAAACAAGTTAATCGATGTTGTAAAAGTTGTTGATTTAGATCCTAATCACTCTGTAAAAAGAGAATTGGCACTTATTAAAGTAAAAGCTGATAATGAACAAAAAAGATCTGAAATAATACAACATGCCAATATTTTTAGAGGAAAAATTATTGATATCGGACCTTCTACTCTTACTATTGAAATAACTGGGGATCCTAATAAAATTAATGCACTTATATCTCTATTACAAAACTTTGGAATCAAAAAGATAGTTAGAACTGGACCAACAGCTATTGCAAGAGAAAACCCATTTTAA
- a CDS encoding TetR/AcrR family transcriptional regulator, producing MLKNKHKIIDAVFALSLQNGFDNVSMKQIQKASGLSAGTIYYHFKNKDEILEYMIEKYLIDSLNNLKENVSNFNGSFIEKIEFIFNYKNNSFVTKNEEPPKNSTKIHFDHKDYFLLLRSMYHQHPEIRHVFYKLSDDLYEFYYELFQEAVKNKEIRDDIDIRNLVIFIQTSLKGYIDLWIYQRNFSFEELVNSNIQLIWEAVKKQ from the coding sequence ATGCTAAAAAATAAACACAAAATTATTGATGCAGTATTTGCATTGTCACTCCAAAATGGGTTTGATAATGTATCAATGAAACAAATTCAAAAAGCATCAGGACTTTCTGCAGGAACAATATATTATCATTTCAAAAATAAAGACGAAATATTAGAATATATGATTGAAAAATATCTTATTGATTCTCTAAATAATTTAAAAGAAAATGTGAGTAATTTTAATGGCTCTTTCATTGAAAAAATAGAATTTATTTTCAATTATAAAAATAATAGCTTTGTTACAAAAAATGAAGAGCCTCCAAAAAACTCAACTAAGATTCATTTTGATCATAAAGACTATTTCTTACTACTTAGAAGTATGTATCATCAACATCCTGAAATTAGACATGTATTTTATAAATTATCTGATGATTTATATGAATTTTATTATGAACTATTTCAAGAAGCTGTTAAAAATAAAGAAATAAGAGATGATATTGATATTAGAAATCTGGTTATATTTATTCAAACAAGTTTAAAAGGATATATAGATTTATGGATATATCAACGTAACTTTTCATTTGAAGAGCTTGTGAACTCCAATATACAATTAATTTGGGAAGCAGTTAAAAAACAATAA
- the surE gene encoding 5'/3'-nucleotidase SurE, whose translation MKILISNDDGINSSGILAAKEAVEDLGHVTVVAPSSQQSGIGRALTLFEPLRIAGVQLKDGSRGFSVSGTPTDAVTLGIFELMEEQPTLAIAGINTGENIGKGELTTSGTIGAAMEAASYGIPTIAVSLQVSRGDIKFEDGHVDIDYSFAKEILKKVSKKVVDKGLPDGIDLLNLNIPSHPNSDEIAITTLGERMYNPHIEMRFDPRGKPYYWIDGTPFKGDNEGSDGHALKTLKVPTLTPLSMDFTSNLDSLNKWLD comes from the coding sequence ATGAAGATTTTAATTAGTAATGATGATGGAATTAACTCCTCTGGAATTCTTGCTGCTAAGGAAGCAGTTGAAGATTTGGGGCATGTGACTGTAGTTGCTCCATCCAGTCAACAAAGTGGAATTGGCCGAGCCCTCACTCTTTTTGAACCTCTTAGAATTGCTGGAGTTCAATTAAAAGATGGAAGTAGGGGTTTTTCAGTTTCTGGAACACCTACTGATGCTGTAACCCTTGGAATTTTTGAACTTATGGAAGAACAACCTACACTAGCAATTGCTGGTATAAACACTGGGGAAAATATTGGAAAAGGTGAGCTTACTACTTCTGGAACTATCGGTGCAGCTATGGAAGCGGCTTCATATGGAATTCCAACAATAGCTGTTTCACTTCAAGTTTCAAGAGGAGATATTAAGTTTGAAGATGGGCATGTTGATATAGATTATAGCTTTGCAAAAGAAATTCTAAAAAAAGTATCTAAAAAAGTAGTTGATAAAGGATTGCCAGATGGAATAGACTTACTAAATCTCAATATTCCTTCACACCCAAATAGTGATGAAATAGCTATTACTACTCTTGGAGAGAGAATGTATAATCCTCATATTGAAATGAGATTTGATCCTCGTGGAAAACCTTATTATTGGATTGATGGAACTCCGTTTAAAGGAGATAATGAAGGTTCTGATGGTCATGCTCTTAAAACTCTTAAAGTACCAACTTTAACTCCACTTTCAATGGATTTTACTTCTAATTTGGATTCTTTAAATAAGTGGTTAGACTAA
- a CDS encoding DUF1697 domain-containing protein has translation MKYVAFLRGINVGKNKLIPMDVLKNIFLDMGFSSPKTYLRSGNVVFENNNDSNYNDLAVMEIANSISKNIEKFFGFYVEVIVKNKEGIDFLIGNNPYFDDNPIEKLYVTIFKNKIDEKLSKKLVKEFINLGNDDNVDEFTISKDRDIVYLLCKSKYHKTKFNNNFFESKLDNIATTRNWKTICKIRDMLN, from the coding sequence ATGAAATATGTAGCTTTTCTTAGAGGAATCAATGTAGGTAAAAATAAATTGATTCCAATGGATGTATTAAAAAATATTTTTTTAGATATGGGATTTAGTAGTCCTAAAACTTATCTTCGTAGTGGTAATGTTGTTTTTGAAAATAACAATGATAGTAATTATAATGACCTAGCTGTTATGGAAATAGCTAATTCTATCTCTAAAAATATTGAAAAATTTTTTGGATTTTATGTTGAAGTTATTGTAAAAAATAAAGAAGGTATCGATTTTTTAATTGGAAATAATCCTTATTTTGATGATAATCCTATAGAAAAATTATATGTTACAATTTTTAAGAATAAAATTGATGAAAAACTTTCTAAAAAATTAGTTAAAGAATTTATCAACCTTGGCAATGATGATAATGTTGATGAGTTTACAATATCTAAAGATAGAGATATAGTCTATTTATTGTGCAAGTCTAAATATCATAAAACTAAATTTAATAATAATTTTTTTGAATCAAAATTAGATAATATAGCTACTACTAGAAATTGGAAGACTATTTGCAAAATTAGAGATATGTTAAATTAG